In Gossypium raimondii isolate GPD5lz chromosome 12, ASM2569854v1, whole genome shotgun sequence, a single window of DNA contains:
- the LOC105762626 gene encoding putative E3 ubiquitin-protein ligase RF298 has protein sequence MGEKNDSGGGSIACKLGTSILHQDKGSKNKRKLDDPSLENPVMVPLSMSEFASYALPLEIFRGPVLGPLEVESSMGSLSEVFEPADWDDPIACQLEELLLSNLQMIFQNAIKKIVECGFKEDVAEKAISRHGLYQGGKDLVSNVVNDAIASLKKGIEGDISIHLFEDLQQLVVYTMLEMISVLREVKPCLSIAEAMWWLLMFDLNISVACEVEGDILRNLGCVEVSGESSSDSNPKSRAGTQNPETKLSISNQSNGSKPSLSSEALKFGSFPNLPKPKSPLPYEGMTPEKEFLVSRSVSGDYVPVASISEEKTGTGRKGRSKKELAAIRKKSFNMEINRAAYWKSFRAVKLAASGSSVVEKRMKSPSELPSVHMKDSSPNVVMEAGALADESHHVADDSSTLKGTKSTVPTANTGLAPSLSLENKPVPKSKGGTSKSSKTPEQDAGKKPAPKAKGSTSMSSKSIDYCAGIPYDESLGKYIPQNEKDEMILKLVPRIEELQNELDSWTQWTNQKVMQAARRLSKDQAELKSLRQEKEEVEQLKREKEIMEENTMKRLSEMEFALNNATSQVEDANNTVQKLEVEHSMLKMEMEVAKSQAIASAVSCREALEREQKALKDIQSWEGQRSLLQEELASEKQKATELQRKVGKAKNIYSQIEMTWKEERMAKEKFFAQAASIRKERESLEAVAKVEEDKIKLKAEKDMKKYGEEIKMLENKLSKLKMKLDSSKIAALWGCIDGGNGQCSSVNEGYHSPSFSKRVVDINDYSGSRGLKQERECVMCLSEEKIVVFLPCAHQVLCVKCNELHEKQRMKDCPACRTMISNRICARLAKPHAIAR, from the exons ATGGGTGAAAAGAATGATAGTGGTGGTGGTAGTATTGCTTGCAAACTAGGGACTTCTATCTTACATCAGGATAAAGGAAGTAAGAACAAGAGAAAATTAGATGATCCTTCTTTAGAGAATCCGGTTATGGTTCCTTTGTCCATGAGTGAATTCGCTTCTTACGCATTACCTCTGGAGATATTCAGAGGCCCTGTACTTGGACCATTGGAGGTAGAATCCTCTATGGGATCTCTTAGTGAAGTTTTTGAACCTGCTGATTGGGATGATCCAATTGCTTGTCAACTTGAGGAATTACTGTTATCTAATTTGCAAATGATTTTCCAGAACGCTATTAAAAAGATTGTTGAGTGTGGATTTAAGGAAGATGTTGCGGAAAAGGCCATTTCGAGGCATGGTCTCTATCAAGGGGGTAAAGATCTTGTGTCGAatgttgtgaatgatgctattGCTTCCTTGAAGAAAGGGATAGAAGGTGATATTTCAATTCATCTGTTCGAGGATTTGCAGCAGCTAGTGGTGTATACAATGCTGGAGATGATTAGTGTGCTTAGAGAGGTTAAACCATGTCTATCTATTGCAGAAGCAATGTGGTGGTTGTTAATGTTTGATCTAAACATTTCCGTGGCATGTGAAGTGGAAGGAGATATTTTGCGTAATTTAGGTTGTGTGGAAGTCTCTGGAGAGAGCTCCTCTGATTCTAACCCCAAGTCGAGAGCGGGAACTCAAAATCCCGAAACTAAACTTTCAATCTCGAATCAGTCCAATGGTTCAAAACCTTCATTGTCCTCTGAAGCACTCAAATTTGGAAGTTTCCCTAATTTACCTAAACCCAAAAGTCCTCTTCCTTATGAAGGGATGACACCAGAGAAAGAATTTTTGGTCTCTAGGAGTGTTTCTGGAGATTATGTCCCGGTTGCATCTATCTCTGAAGAGAAAACAGGGACTGGTAGAAAGGGGCGCTCCAAAAAGGAACTAGCTGCAATCCGGAAAAAATCCTTCAATATGGAAATTAACAGGGCGGCCTATTGGAAAAGTTTTAGAGCTGTGAAACTAGCTGCCTCTGGCAGTTCTGTTGTTGAAAAGAGAATGAAGTCTCCATCTGAATTACCATCTGTGCATATGAAAGATTCTTCACCAAATGTAGTTATGGAAGCTGGAGCTTTAGCTGATGAAAGTCATCATGTGGCAGATGATTCTTCAACATTGAAGGGTACTAAATCTACAGTTCCAACTGCAAATACTGGGCTTGCACCTTCATTGTCTTTGGAAAATAAACCTGTTCCAAAATCTAAAGGAGGAACCTCAAAATCTTCTAAGACACCTGAACAAGATGCAGGAAAGAAACCCGCTCCAAAGGCCAAAGGCAGCACTTCTATGTCTTCTAAGTCAATCGATTACTGTGCTGGAATTCCATATGATGAATCTCTAGGAAAATACATCCCACAAAATGAGAAGGATGAAATGATTTTGAAGCTTGTTCCAAGGATAGAGGAACTGCAGAATGAACTAGATAGTTGGACTCAATGGACCAATCAGAAGGTCATGCAGGCTGCTCGAAGGCTTAGCAAGGACCAAGCTGAACTTAAATCACTGAGGCAAGAGAAGGAAGAAGTAGAACAGCTCAAAAGGGAAAAGGAAATCATGGAGGAGAATACCATGAAGAGGCTGTCTGAAATGGAGTTTGCGTTGAATAACGCAACTAGTCAGGTTGAGGATGCTAACAATACTGTTCAGAAGCTTGAGGTGGAGCATTCTATGCTGAAGATGGAGATGGAGGTTGCTAAATCACAAGCTATTGCTTCAGCTGTAAGTTGTCGAGAGGCATTGGAGAGAGAACAAAAGGCACTTAAGGATATTCAGTCATGGGAAGGACAGAGGAGCTTGCTTCAGGAGGAGCTTGCTTCGGAGAAGCAGAAGGCAACAGAGCTGCAAAGGAAAGTAGGCAAGGCTAAAAATATCTACAGCCAAATTGAG ATGACATGGAAAGAGGAGAGGATGGCAAAGGAGAAGTTCTTTGCTCAGGCTGCCTCCATTAGGAAGGAAAGAGAAAGTCTTGAAGCTGTAGCAAAAGTGGAGGAGGATAAGATTAAGCTGAAAGCtgaaaaagatatgaagaaataTGGAGAGGAGATAAAAATGCTTGAGAACAAGTTATCCAAGTTGAAGATGAAGCTGGATTCTTCAAAAATAGCAGCACTTTGGGGTTGCATCGATGGTGGAAATGGCCAGTGCTCTTCTGTCAACGAGGGGTATCATAGTCCAAGTTTCTCTAAAAGGGTGGTTGACATTAATGATTATTCAGGGAGCAGAGGTCTGAAACAGGAGCGGGAGTGCGTCATGTGCTTATCAGAAGAGAAGATAGTGGTATTTCTTCCATGTGCTCATCAGGTCCTATGTGTTAAATGCAATGAGCTCCATGAGAAACAACGGATGAAGGACTGTCCTGCTTGTAGGACCATGATCAGTAACCGCATATGTGCACGTCTTGCTAAGCCACATGCTATAGCTCGCTGA
- the LOC105762627 gene encoding sugar transporter ERD6-like 7, with product MAIKEDIERGNDSVLESAAVSLLQEENDMADKEDGYTDQTSSKASLWMVYFSTFVAVCGSFEFGSCAGYSSPTQTAIRTDLSLSLAEYSVFGSILTFGAMIGAITSGPIADFIGRKGAMRTATGFCVGGWLAIYFAKGALLLDVGRLATGYGMGVFSYVVPVFIAEIAPKNLRGALTTINQLMICTGVSVAFIIGTVLTWRALALTGLIPCAVLLFGLFFIPESPRWLAKIGREKEFEAALQDLRGKDTNISKEADEIRDYIETLERLPKAKMMDLFQQRYLNSVIIGVGLMVFQQFGGINGICFYVSNIFEMAGFSAAVGTIIYAILQVVITGLNTTVIDKAGRKPLLLVSSTGLVLGCILSGVSFYLRDHNLALDAVPILAVTGILIYISAFSAGMGAVPWVIMSEIFPINIKGAAGSLATLVNWFGAWAVSYTFNFLMSWSAYGTFILYAAINAGAILFVVTLVPETKGKTLEQIQAAINA from the exons ATGGCCATTAAAGAGGACATAGAGAGAGGTAACGACAGTGTTCTTGAAAGCGCAGCTGTATCTCTCTTGCAAGAAGAGAATGATATGGCCGATAAGGAAGATGGATACACTGATCAAACAAGCAGCAAAGCAAGTCTGTGGATGGTTTACTTCAGTACCTTTGTTGCTGTGTGTGGTTCATTTGAGTTTGGATCTTGT GCAGGCTATTCATCGCCGACTCAGACCGCCATCAGGACGGATCTCTCTCTGTCTCTAGCAGAG TATTCAGTGTTTGGTTCTATATTGACTTTTGGTGCAATGATTGGTGCGATCACAAGTGGACCGATTGCTGATTTTATCGGTCGGAAAGGG GCAATGAGAACAGCTACTGGATTTTGTGTTGGAGGGTGGCTTGCCATTTACTTCGCTAAG GGAGCTTTGTTGTTGGACGTTGGAAGACTGGCAACAGGTTATGGTATGGGAGTCTTCTCGTATGTG GTACCAGTATTCATTGCTGAAATCGCACCAAAGAATCTTCGAGGAGCATTAACAACTATAAATCAG CTTATGATCTGCACTGGAGTATCTGTTGCCTTCATAATAGGTACAGTTCTAACATGGAGAGCTTTAGCACTAACag GACTTATTCCTTGTGCAGTTCTACTCTTTGGACTCTTTTTCATTCCAGAGTCTCCTAGATGGCTG GCAAAGATTGGACGTGAAAAGGAATTCGAAGCTGCACTACAAGATCTTCGTGGCAAGGATACTAATATATCAAAGGAGGCAGATGAGATTCGG GACTATATAGAGACCCTCGAACGGCTTCCGAAAGCCAAAATGATGGATCTGTTTCAACAAAGATACTTGAACTCAGTCATT ATAGGAGTTGGACTAATGGTCTTTCAACAATTTGGAGGGATCAATGGTATCTGCTTTTATGTCAGCAATATTTTCGAGATGGCAG GATTTTCTGCAGCTGTTGGGACAATAATCTATGCTATTCTTCAG GTTGTCATCACTGGCCTTAACACAACCGTCATCGATAAAGCTGGAAGAAAGCCTCTATTACTG GTTTCTTCAACAGGACTGGTCCTTGGTTGTATACTATCTGGGGTTTCATTCTATCTTAGG GATCATAATTTGGCACTCGATGCAGTTCCCATTCTTGCTGTAACAGGCATATTG ATATACATAAGTGCCTTTTCAGCTGGGATGGGTGCAGTTCCTTGGGTTATAATGTCTGAG ATATTCCCTATAAATATCAAAGGAGCGGCCGGAAGCCTCGCAACGCTGGTGAACTGGTTTGGTGCATGGGCAGTTTCTTACACTTTCAACTTCCTTATGAGCTGGAGCGCCTATG GTACCTTCATTCTTTATGCTGCAATTAATGCAGGGGCTATATTGTTTGTGGTCACATTGGTACCTGAAACAAAAGGGAAAACCTTGGAACAAATTCAAGCAGCCATTAATGCATGA